In Daphnia magna isolate NIES linkage group LG6, ASM2063170v1.1, whole genome shotgun sequence, the following are encoded in one genomic region:
- the LOC116924424 gene encoding rapamycin-insensitive companion of mTOR isoform X1: MTHFPLNRACQTAKSSSHWTRVLIRFLKTFKTLNATSDVLVSSTCANGAQTDATPSIRDAFLQMCCKDSFNLGKPHVGSVLNVVSKHIEKRGCDSIGLDSLDFFICLRIALINDSKAVRAAGLRVIRLCLKNEEYAKKLVEADLHFFIAKCLDVLVDNLAERAQALRLCRRLLLVDPSLFPIALGRSVVALAFDGTKEKDRLVRASLAILAELCIVNPSVFVACGGVRCFSSAVLDCSSPRMQEAMVASLLYLFDTAQRRELSKLNLRFLIAPYSDFHYKHHADSGEGNNTSADTSDDRELRLLCAKQALLTVLRSWNGVLHVMSCKILEDLVRVLLPCHLETRKSMLEFFYTLLRLPLPEWTDEFSVALLATDPSRVRDAWKLQEGYVAAEGKCLLPHISKFRPNLVLNHTALLVYCLVEARLVQTLVEVIVTSDTFISVRATILLGELLHLGSTLLPPSCHGTKMCLPQLVDCITSLKSDPVKRHRAAQAAAALSKIHQFKKKGIVPYSLALKQIVELERRASNNGKSYSGKNKKIEENATTVIRDDQEFQSNGEVESEMRSSRDPDGILSALSRDSGVLAQKDPLIWNWSVLSNLLLWSKMNSCALEDSILRSIIRRVMQFYKPSSNQFCQCEFSNTRTRLYSSVGCHLMDSLTVVEEFECDKILSEFLDDVSSAIRDISLASSAHDCLLSPGRLATTACQDYFLFIGRLSSTTNGINALEKAGIFQDLLELVASTNHDCYLKVIVSTLDFHTDGYARAILKKILLGPVDSGRIYATNHVRVLLRAADEYGTASILAKWTVPLLLGQLHDKSRAVVITAADILDEATDDPACIEVLILLQTQFVELIQEQEKQHLDSRARLLLIKTLSIPAGFKHWLETVTDSENGKVSLVQKELDQWIRNLNIRYVQLVESDLADGLTQHQRAEDGRYGRLSNVRHAIRDLPMPPHLFSQLNQHREGLDFLRTSGQLSKLFTVVTNASIETDEEILELKAAVWACAHLGTSEPGVALLESAQVVEALVRVASFSSVLTLRGTAFFALNLIAMTSAGVDILAQFGWASIKRHHGELWHVLDDSEWNSLYLQHVSNPLTLKDNAHLGVGRDRLRTVSQSSCHSVTFAADEREDTRAASILTSTPRQRSSSVEQPNGCWETDSQPYSLEGSSINFDSDSDHSSDVPTPEDAIRSCRRAYTLPLSVQTPGQEYVPHFRSFSDSHYTMADGVSCAVPTSPTARPKRESRIWSKLRTSLRLRRSKRFSLPVRSSSKQSSFIPPETEPIQLLRSELTEGAMCSTDETFSSSAAEEASSEEDDREERDTAPLHFEYQLNRIGSILSRLRSLSYKRRPRLLSSLSNRSGCYIGLCLPIQLSYLHPPADWFEQPVPSMLATSFSNMTLNEEPHFVHQWQDCIVCSKDPSAVVQLDTKQTEEEKWLVRKELLRLVTNMGSSVGLNANEQGLLRLKQRFPWAFHDVCLFSDVCHVMASHGYRLRARRFLHELFMDSPFDELYAVAVSRLKVDVE, from the exons ATGACTCACTTTCCATTGAACAGAGCTTGTCAGACAGCGAAATCTAGTTCACACTGGACACGTGTGTTAATTCGATTTcttaaaacatttaaaacac TCAATGCTACATCAGACGTGCTAGTTTCCTCGACATGTGCGAATGGTGCTCAAACTG ATGCAACTCCCAGTATTAGAGATGCTTTTCTGCAGATGTGTTGTAAGGATTCTTTCAATCTGGGCAAACCTCATGTAGGATCGGTGTTAAATGTGGTTTCAAAGCATATTGAGAAAAGGGGCTGTGACAGCATTGGACTTGACAGCTTGGATTTCTTCATATG TTTGAGGATTGCATTGATTAATGACAGCAAAGCAGTAAGAGCTGCTGGCTTAAGAGTGATCAGATTGTGcctaaaaaatgaagaatacgCAAAGAAATTGGTTGAAGCAGATCTTCATTTCTTCATTGCAAA GTGCTTGGATGTGCTTGTGGATAACTTGGCAGAACGTGCCCAAGCGTTGAGATTATGCCGAAGATTGCTTTTGGTAGACCCATCTTTATTTCCTATTGCTCTGGGTCGTTCAGTTGTGGCCTTGGCTTTTGATGGCACCAAGGAAAAAGACCGATTGGTTAGAGCATCACTTGCTATCCTTGCCGAACTTT GTATCGTTAACCCGTCTGTGTTCGTTGCTTGTGGAGGTGTTCGATGTTTCTCTTCTGCGGTCTTGGACTGCTCTTCTCCTCGTATGCAGGAAGCTATGGTTGCTTCTCTGCTCTACTTGTTCGACACGGCGCAGCGGCGAGAGCTTTCAAAATTGAACCTGCGATTTCTGATTGCTCCCTACAGTGATTTTCACTATAAGCACCATGCAGATTCAGGGGAAGGGAATAACACTTCCGCCGACACTTCAGATGACCGTGAGCTCCGCCTGCTTTGTGCTAAGCAAGCTCTTCTTACAGTGCTCAGATCCTGGAATGGAGTATTACATGTCATGAGCTGCAAAATTCTAGAAGACTTGGTCCGGGTCTTGCTACCCTGTCATCTAGAAACCAGG AAATCAATGTTAGAATTCTTCTATACGTTGCTGCGATTACCACTTCCGGAATGGACGGACGAATTTTCTGTGGCGCTTTTAGCTACTGATCCCTCCCGCGTGCGAGATGCCTGGAAACTCCAAGAGGGTTACGTAGCCGCAGAGGGCAAATGCTTGCTACCGCATATTTCAAAGTTCAGGCCAAACTTAGTATTAAATCATACGGCCCTGTTAGTGTATTGCTTGGTTGAAGCACGACTTGTCCAGACACTGGTGGAAGTCATTGTAACTAGTGACACTTTCATCTCTGTTCGAGCTACGATCTTACTTG GAGAACTGTTGCATCTTGGTAGTACTCTTTTACCACCTTCGTGCCACGGTACAAAGATGTGTCTTCCTCAATTAGTCGACTGCATTACTTCCCTCAAAAGCGACCCGGTAAAGCGCCATCGAGCCGCCCAAGCAGCAGCGGCCCTCTCAAAAATTCAccaatttaagaaaaaaggaattgtTCCATATAGTTTGGCTCTCAAGCAGATCGTTGAATTAGAACGAAGAGCTTCCAACAACGGGAAAAGTTATtcagggaaaaataagaaaattgaagaaaacgCGACTACCGTCATTCGAGATGACCAGGAGTTCCAGAGTAATGGAGAAGTGGAGTCGGAA ATGCGATCCAGCAGAGATCCCGATGGCATTCTCTCTGCGCTTTCACGAGATTCTGGTGTTTTAGCACAGAAAGACCCATTGATCTGGAACTGGTCTGTCTTGTCCAATCTTCTCTTG TGGAGCAAGATGAATTCTTGTGCGTTGGAAGATTCCATCTTGCGCTCGATTATTCGCCGAGTAATGCAGTTTTACAAGCCTAGTAGCAACCAGTTTTGCCAGTGCGAATTCAGTAACACCCGGACCCGTCTTTATTCTTCTGTTGGTTGTCACTTGATGGACTCCCTTACAGTTGTCGAAGAG TTTGAGTGCGACAAAATCTTGTCCGAATTCCTTGACGACGTTAGTAGTGCAATCCGAGATATATCACTAGCTTCTTCAGCCCACGATTGCCTACTCAGCCCTGGTCGTCTTGCCACAACAGCTTGCCAGGATTACTTCTTATTTATTGGCCGGCTGAGCAGTACCACCAATGGAATTAACGCCTTGGAAAAGGCCGGCATTTTTCAAGA TCTTTTAGAATTGGTGGCGAGCACAAACCACGATTGTTATCTAAAAGTAATCGTTTCCACACTCGATTTTCACACCGATGGATATGCTAG AGCTATCTTGAAAAAGATCTTACTTGGACCTGTCGATTCTGGTCGAATTTATGCGACAAATCACGTTCGCGTTCTACTACGAGCGGCAGACGAATATGGAACGGCCAGCATTCTTGCAAAGTGGACTGTTCCGTTACTACTTGGTCAACTGCATGATAAAAGCCGTGCCGTAGTCATAACTGCTGCGGATATTCTAGATGAAGCAACAGACGATCCA GCATGCATTGAGGTATTGATCCTGCTTCAGACGCAGTTCGTTGAGCTAATTCAGGAGCAAGAAAAGCAGCATTTAGATTCTCGTGCTCGATTGCTTCTAATTAAAACTCTGTCGATTCCCGCTGGATTCAAACATTGGCTTGAAACCGTCACCGATTCCGAGAATGGGAAAGTGTCCCTTGTTCAGAAAGAATTGGATCAGTGGATTAGAAATTTGAATATTCG TTATGTCCAGTTAGTTGAAAGTGATTTGGCCGATGGTCTGACTCAGCATCAGCGAGCGGAAGATG GTCGGTATGGTCGTCTGAGCAACGTGCGCCATGCAATACGAGATTTGCCTATGCCGCCACATCTTTTTTCCCAGTTAAATCAGCATAGAGAAGGGCTAGATTTTTTGCGTACCTCAGGACAGCTATCTAAGCTTTTTACG GTGGTTACTAATGCTTCCATTGAAACTGATGAAGAGATATTAGAACTCAAAGCTGCTGTATGGGCATGTGCTCATTTAGGAACTTCGGAACCCGGGGTTGCATTATTGGAATCGGCTCAAGTGGTGGAAGCCTTGGTTCGTGTTGCGTCATTCTCATCTGTATTGACTCTAAGAGGCACAGCTTTTTTCGCTCTAAACCTGATCGCCATGACAAGCGCTGGAGTCGATATTCTTGCTCAatttg GTTGGGCTTCTATAAAACGACATCACGGTGAACTATGGCATGTCTTGGACGACTCCGAGTGGAATTCCTTATATTTGCAACACGTCAGTAACCCACTGACGCTGAAAGACAATGCTCATCTCGGTGTCGGGCGCGACCGTCTTCGCACCGTTAGCCAGAGTTCCTGTCACAGTGTTACCTTTGCAGCTGACGAAAGAGAAGATACGAGAGCAGCATCGATATTAACGTCAACCCCCCGACAAAGAAGTAGCTCGGTTGAGCAACCGAATGGTTGTTGGGAAACGGATTCACAGCCATACTCACTTGAAGGCTCGTccatcaattttgattcggATTCTGACCATTCGTCAGATGTGCCCACGCCGGAAGATGCCATTCGGAGTTGCCGACGAGCGTACACGTTGCCTCTTTCGGTTCAAACCCCTGGACAGGAATATGTGCCTCACTTCCGCAGCTTCAGCGATTCGCATTACACAATGGCAGATGGTGTGTCATGTGCGGTTCCTACTTCTCCAACAGCGAGACCCAAAAGAGAGTCGCGCATTTGGAGTAAATTACGTACCAGTTTACGCTTACGTAGATCTAAACGCTTTTCTTTGCCTGTGCGATCGTCGTCGAAACAAAGTTCCTTTATACCACCAGAAACTGAACCTATCCAGTTGCTTCGCTCTGAACTGACGGAAGGAGCAATGTGTTCAACAGACGAAACCTTCTCCTCTTCTGCTGCCGAAGAAGCGTCCAGCGAAGAGGACGATAGAGAAGAAAGGGATACAGCACCATTACATTTTGAGTATCAACTCAATCGCATCGGATCCATTCTGAGTCGTTTAAGATCATTGTCGTACAAAAGAAGGCCGCGTCTTCTGAGCTCTTTGAGCAACAGGTCTGGTTGTTACATTGGACTCTGTTTGCCGATTCAACTGTCATACCTCCATCCACCAGCGGATTGGTTTGAGCAACCAGTTCCTTCGATGCTTGCCACCAGTTTTTCGAACATGACACTCAATGAAGAGCCACATTTTGTTCACCAATGGCAAGACTGCATCGTTTGCTCCAAAGATCCATCCGCAGTCGTGCAACTAGACACAA AACAAACCGAGGAGGAAAAGTGGTTAGTTCGAAAAGAATTATTGCGGCTTGTAACGAATATGGGAAGCTCCGTTGGTTTGAATGCAAATGAACAAGGTCTTCTCAG GTTAAAGCAGCGATTCCCATGGGCGTTTCACGATGTCTGTCTCTTCTCAGATGTCTGTCACGTCATGGCATCTCACGGCTACCGATTGCGCGCGCGCCGTTTTCTTCACGAGTTATTTATGGATTCGCCGTTTGACGAG CTGTACGCGGTTGCAGTTTCTCGGCTGAAGGTGGACGTTGAATGA
- the LOC116924424 gene encoding rapamycin-insensitive companion of mTOR isoform X2: MEAPRRMGRTVKINATSDVLVSSTCANGAQTDATPSIRDAFLQMCCKDSFNLGKPHVGSVLNVVSKHIEKRGCDSIGLDSLDFFICLRIALINDSKAVRAAGLRVIRLCLKNEEYAKKLVEADLHFFIAKCLDVLVDNLAERAQALRLCRRLLLVDPSLFPIALGRSVVALAFDGTKEKDRLVRASLAILAELCIVNPSVFVACGGVRCFSSAVLDCSSPRMQEAMVASLLYLFDTAQRRELSKLNLRFLIAPYSDFHYKHHADSGEGNNTSADTSDDRELRLLCAKQALLTVLRSWNGVLHVMSCKILEDLVRVLLPCHLETRKSMLEFFYTLLRLPLPEWTDEFSVALLATDPSRVRDAWKLQEGYVAAEGKCLLPHISKFRPNLVLNHTALLVYCLVEARLVQTLVEVIVTSDTFISVRATILLGELLHLGSTLLPPSCHGTKMCLPQLVDCITSLKSDPVKRHRAAQAAAALSKIHQFKKKGIVPYSLALKQIVELERRASNNGKSYSGKNKKIEENATTVIRDDQEFQSNGEVESEMRSSRDPDGILSALSRDSGVLAQKDPLIWNWSVLSNLLLWSKMNSCALEDSILRSIIRRVMQFYKPSSNQFCQCEFSNTRTRLYSSVGCHLMDSLTVVEEFECDKILSEFLDDVSSAIRDISLASSAHDCLLSPGRLATTACQDYFLFIGRLSSTTNGINALEKAGIFQDLLELVASTNHDCYLKVIVSTLDFHTDGYARAILKKILLGPVDSGRIYATNHVRVLLRAADEYGTASILAKWTVPLLLGQLHDKSRAVVITAADILDEATDDPACIEVLILLQTQFVELIQEQEKQHLDSRARLLLIKTLSIPAGFKHWLETVTDSENGKVSLVQKELDQWIRNLNIRYVQLVESDLADGLTQHQRAEDGRYGRLSNVRHAIRDLPMPPHLFSQLNQHREGLDFLRTSGQLSKLFTVVTNASIETDEEILELKAAVWACAHLGTSEPGVALLESAQVVEALVRVASFSSVLTLRGTAFFALNLIAMTSAGVDILAQFGWASIKRHHGELWHVLDDSEWNSLYLQHVSNPLTLKDNAHLGVGRDRLRTVSQSSCHSVTFAADEREDTRAASILTSTPRQRSSSVEQPNGCWETDSQPYSLEGSSINFDSDSDHSSDVPTPEDAIRSCRRAYTLPLSVQTPGQEYVPHFRSFSDSHYTMADGVSCAVPTSPTARPKRESRIWSKLRTSLRLRRSKRFSLPVRSSSKQSSFIPPETEPIQLLRSELTEGAMCSTDETFSSSAAEEASSEEDDREERDTAPLHFEYQLNRIGSILSRLRSLSYKRRPRLLSSLSNRSGCYIGLCLPIQLSYLHPPADWFEQPVPSMLATSFSNMTLNEEPHFVHQWQDCIVCSKDPSAVVQLDTKQTEEEKWLVRKELLRLVTNMGSSVGLNANEQGLLRLKQRFPWAFHDVCLFSDVCHVMASHGYRLRARRFLHELFMDSPFDELYAVAVSRLKVDVE; this comes from the exons ATGGAGGCGCCTCGAAGAATGGGGCGAACTGTCAAAA TCAATGCTACATCAGACGTGCTAGTTTCCTCGACATGTGCGAATGGTGCTCAAACTG ATGCAACTCCCAGTATTAGAGATGCTTTTCTGCAGATGTGTTGTAAGGATTCTTTCAATCTGGGCAAACCTCATGTAGGATCGGTGTTAAATGTGGTTTCAAAGCATATTGAGAAAAGGGGCTGTGACAGCATTGGACTTGACAGCTTGGATTTCTTCATATG TTTGAGGATTGCATTGATTAATGACAGCAAAGCAGTAAGAGCTGCTGGCTTAAGAGTGATCAGATTGTGcctaaaaaatgaagaatacgCAAAGAAATTGGTTGAAGCAGATCTTCATTTCTTCATTGCAAA GTGCTTGGATGTGCTTGTGGATAACTTGGCAGAACGTGCCCAAGCGTTGAGATTATGCCGAAGATTGCTTTTGGTAGACCCATCTTTATTTCCTATTGCTCTGGGTCGTTCAGTTGTGGCCTTGGCTTTTGATGGCACCAAGGAAAAAGACCGATTGGTTAGAGCATCACTTGCTATCCTTGCCGAACTTT GTATCGTTAACCCGTCTGTGTTCGTTGCTTGTGGAGGTGTTCGATGTTTCTCTTCTGCGGTCTTGGACTGCTCTTCTCCTCGTATGCAGGAAGCTATGGTTGCTTCTCTGCTCTACTTGTTCGACACGGCGCAGCGGCGAGAGCTTTCAAAATTGAACCTGCGATTTCTGATTGCTCCCTACAGTGATTTTCACTATAAGCACCATGCAGATTCAGGGGAAGGGAATAACACTTCCGCCGACACTTCAGATGACCGTGAGCTCCGCCTGCTTTGTGCTAAGCAAGCTCTTCTTACAGTGCTCAGATCCTGGAATGGAGTATTACATGTCATGAGCTGCAAAATTCTAGAAGACTTGGTCCGGGTCTTGCTACCCTGTCATCTAGAAACCAGG AAATCAATGTTAGAATTCTTCTATACGTTGCTGCGATTACCACTTCCGGAATGGACGGACGAATTTTCTGTGGCGCTTTTAGCTACTGATCCCTCCCGCGTGCGAGATGCCTGGAAACTCCAAGAGGGTTACGTAGCCGCAGAGGGCAAATGCTTGCTACCGCATATTTCAAAGTTCAGGCCAAACTTAGTATTAAATCATACGGCCCTGTTAGTGTATTGCTTGGTTGAAGCACGACTTGTCCAGACACTGGTGGAAGTCATTGTAACTAGTGACACTTTCATCTCTGTTCGAGCTACGATCTTACTTG GAGAACTGTTGCATCTTGGTAGTACTCTTTTACCACCTTCGTGCCACGGTACAAAGATGTGTCTTCCTCAATTAGTCGACTGCATTACTTCCCTCAAAAGCGACCCGGTAAAGCGCCATCGAGCCGCCCAAGCAGCAGCGGCCCTCTCAAAAATTCAccaatttaagaaaaaaggaattgtTCCATATAGTTTGGCTCTCAAGCAGATCGTTGAATTAGAACGAAGAGCTTCCAACAACGGGAAAAGTTATtcagggaaaaataagaaaattgaagaaaacgCGACTACCGTCATTCGAGATGACCAGGAGTTCCAGAGTAATGGAGAAGTGGAGTCGGAA ATGCGATCCAGCAGAGATCCCGATGGCATTCTCTCTGCGCTTTCACGAGATTCTGGTGTTTTAGCACAGAAAGACCCATTGATCTGGAACTGGTCTGTCTTGTCCAATCTTCTCTTG TGGAGCAAGATGAATTCTTGTGCGTTGGAAGATTCCATCTTGCGCTCGATTATTCGCCGAGTAATGCAGTTTTACAAGCCTAGTAGCAACCAGTTTTGCCAGTGCGAATTCAGTAACACCCGGACCCGTCTTTATTCTTCTGTTGGTTGTCACTTGATGGACTCCCTTACAGTTGTCGAAGAG TTTGAGTGCGACAAAATCTTGTCCGAATTCCTTGACGACGTTAGTAGTGCAATCCGAGATATATCACTAGCTTCTTCAGCCCACGATTGCCTACTCAGCCCTGGTCGTCTTGCCACAACAGCTTGCCAGGATTACTTCTTATTTATTGGCCGGCTGAGCAGTACCACCAATGGAATTAACGCCTTGGAAAAGGCCGGCATTTTTCAAGA TCTTTTAGAATTGGTGGCGAGCACAAACCACGATTGTTATCTAAAAGTAATCGTTTCCACACTCGATTTTCACACCGATGGATATGCTAG AGCTATCTTGAAAAAGATCTTACTTGGACCTGTCGATTCTGGTCGAATTTATGCGACAAATCACGTTCGCGTTCTACTACGAGCGGCAGACGAATATGGAACGGCCAGCATTCTTGCAAAGTGGACTGTTCCGTTACTACTTGGTCAACTGCATGATAAAAGCCGTGCCGTAGTCATAACTGCTGCGGATATTCTAGATGAAGCAACAGACGATCCA GCATGCATTGAGGTATTGATCCTGCTTCAGACGCAGTTCGTTGAGCTAATTCAGGAGCAAGAAAAGCAGCATTTAGATTCTCGTGCTCGATTGCTTCTAATTAAAACTCTGTCGATTCCCGCTGGATTCAAACATTGGCTTGAAACCGTCACCGATTCCGAGAATGGGAAAGTGTCCCTTGTTCAGAAAGAATTGGATCAGTGGATTAGAAATTTGAATATTCG TTATGTCCAGTTAGTTGAAAGTGATTTGGCCGATGGTCTGACTCAGCATCAGCGAGCGGAAGATG GTCGGTATGGTCGTCTGAGCAACGTGCGCCATGCAATACGAGATTTGCCTATGCCGCCACATCTTTTTTCCCAGTTAAATCAGCATAGAGAAGGGCTAGATTTTTTGCGTACCTCAGGACAGCTATCTAAGCTTTTTACG GTGGTTACTAATGCTTCCATTGAAACTGATGAAGAGATATTAGAACTCAAAGCTGCTGTATGGGCATGTGCTCATTTAGGAACTTCGGAACCCGGGGTTGCATTATTGGAATCGGCTCAAGTGGTGGAAGCCTTGGTTCGTGTTGCGTCATTCTCATCTGTATTGACTCTAAGAGGCACAGCTTTTTTCGCTCTAAACCTGATCGCCATGACAAGCGCTGGAGTCGATATTCTTGCTCAatttg GTTGGGCTTCTATAAAACGACATCACGGTGAACTATGGCATGTCTTGGACGACTCCGAGTGGAATTCCTTATATTTGCAACACGTCAGTAACCCACTGACGCTGAAAGACAATGCTCATCTCGGTGTCGGGCGCGACCGTCTTCGCACCGTTAGCCAGAGTTCCTGTCACAGTGTTACCTTTGCAGCTGACGAAAGAGAAGATACGAGAGCAGCATCGATATTAACGTCAACCCCCCGACAAAGAAGTAGCTCGGTTGAGCAACCGAATGGTTGTTGGGAAACGGATTCACAGCCATACTCACTTGAAGGCTCGTccatcaattttgattcggATTCTGACCATTCGTCAGATGTGCCCACGCCGGAAGATGCCATTCGGAGTTGCCGACGAGCGTACACGTTGCCTCTTTCGGTTCAAACCCCTGGACAGGAATATGTGCCTCACTTCCGCAGCTTCAGCGATTCGCATTACACAATGGCAGATGGTGTGTCATGTGCGGTTCCTACTTCTCCAACAGCGAGACCCAAAAGAGAGTCGCGCATTTGGAGTAAATTACGTACCAGTTTACGCTTACGTAGATCTAAACGCTTTTCTTTGCCTGTGCGATCGTCGTCGAAACAAAGTTCCTTTATACCACCAGAAACTGAACCTATCCAGTTGCTTCGCTCTGAACTGACGGAAGGAGCAATGTGTTCAACAGACGAAACCTTCTCCTCTTCTGCTGCCGAAGAAGCGTCCAGCGAAGAGGACGATAGAGAAGAAAGGGATACAGCACCATTACATTTTGAGTATCAACTCAATCGCATCGGATCCATTCTGAGTCGTTTAAGATCATTGTCGTACAAAAGAAGGCCGCGTCTTCTGAGCTCTTTGAGCAACAGGTCTGGTTGTTACATTGGACTCTGTTTGCCGATTCAACTGTCATACCTCCATCCACCAGCGGATTGGTTTGAGCAACCAGTTCCTTCGATGCTTGCCACCAGTTTTTCGAACATGACACTCAATGAAGAGCCACATTTTGTTCACCAATGGCAAGACTGCATCGTTTGCTCCAAAGATCCATCCGCAGTCGTGCAACTAGACACAA AACAAACCGAGGAGGAAAAGTGGTTAGTTCGAAAAGAATTATTGCGGCTTGTAACGAATATGGGAAGCTCCGTTGGTTTGAATGCAAATGAACAAGGTCTTCTCAG GTTAAAGCAGCGATTCCCATGGGCGTTTCACGATGTCTGTCTCTTCTCAGATGTCTGTCACGTCATGGCATCTCACGGCTACCGATTGCGCGCGCGCCGTTTTCTTCACGAGTTATTTATGGATTCGCCGTTTGACGAG CTGTACGCGGTTGCAGTTTCTCGGCTGAAGGTGGACGTTGAATGA